The Stigmatella ashevillena genomic sequence CCCGGCGCGAGCTGCTGGAGCAACTGCTCTCGGGCGTGAAGCCACCGCTCCAGATCTCCGAGCGCCTGGAGCTGCCCGCGGACAAGGCCCTCGCGAAGGCGCGGAGCCAGGGGTGGGAGGGGCTCATCGCCAAGCGCCGGGGTTCGCCCTATGTGGGCTCACGCTCCAGTGACTGGCTGAAGCTCAAGGTCCAAGCGGGCCAGGAGGCCGTCATCCTCGGGTACCTGCCCATCAAGAATGCGCGGGCCCAGGAACAGATCGGCGCGCTGCTGGTGGGCGTGCACGGACCGGACGGCTACCACGACGTGGGCAAGGTGGGCACGGGCTTCTCCTCGGAAACGCGGCGCGAGCTGCGGGCCCTGCTCGACCGGCAGCGTGTCAAAGCGCCCGTCGCGGTGGATGCACAGCCCCGCCCCGGGGCTGTCTGGGTCAAACCGAAGTACGTGGCCCAGGTCCACTTCACCGAGTGGACCACCGATGGCCGGCTGCGACACCCGGTGTTCCAGGGCCTGCGCACGGACAAGAAGCCGCAGGAGGTGGTGCGCGAGCAGGTGCCTTCTCCCAGGAAAGCGGCCACGAAGTCCAAGGCCCCTCGCAAGTCGGGCGCTCGCCGAGCGCCCTCGGCGCTCTCGGCCCGCGCCACACGCGCGAAGGCCCCCCCGGAGACCGAGGAACTGGCACGGCTGACCCACGGGGAGCGGGTGCTCTTCCCCCAGGAGGGGCTCACCAAGCGGGACGTGTTCGAGTACTACCGCGAAGCCGCGCCCCTGCTCCTGCCCGTGCTGGCGAACCGGCCCCTCGCCGTGCAGCAGTGGCCCGCGGGCATCCAGGCCCCTGGCTTCTTCCGGCACGAGCTCTCCGGCATGCCGGACTGGTTGCCCACGCTGCGCGTGAAGCATGAGGCGAAGATGCTGGAGCACGTGAATGTCCAGAGCCTCGACGCGCTGCTCTGGCTGGCGAACCAGTCCGCCCTCACCCTGCACATCTGGTCCAGCCATGCGCCAAAGCTCGCGCAGCCCGACTGGGTGGTGTTCGATCTGGATCCGGGCAAGGGCCGCTGGGAGGATTTAATCTCCGTGGCCACGGCCCTGCGAGAGAAGCTGGAGGAGCTCGGGCTGGAGAGCCTGCCGAAGACTTCCGGCAAGCGCGGCCTGCACGTGCTCGTCCCCCTGGCCCCAGGACATACCTACGCGCAGACCCAGCGGTTCGCGGAGAAGATCGCCGCCGAGTTGGAAACAGAGCTGGGCAGCATCGCCACCACCGAGCGCACCATTCAGAAGCGCCGCGGGCGGCTCTATCTGGACGTGGGCCAGAACGGCCGGGGGAAGACCGTGGTGGCGCCCTACTCGCTCCGCGCCATTCCAGGCGCTCCGTTCTCCGCCCCGCTCTCCTGGAGCGAGGTGACGCGGAAGCTGGATCCCCTGCGCTTCAACCTGAAGACGCTGTCCCAGCGGCTGGAGGCCGTGGGGGACCTGTTCGCGCAGGCCCTCCAGGGCAAACAAACGCTGGCGTGAGGTCTCCTCTCCAGGAGGCTCCGCCGCTCAGGGCCCCAGCGGCAGGGCGAACGCCGTTCCGTTCTGCGTCCCCGTGCGGTAGCTGGTCGGCGCTCCGATGACGAGCGTCGGGGGCACCCCCGTCGCGCCGGGGGACAGCGACAGGTCCTGTCCGAGGTTGGAGCGCTCGTTCACGTCCCCCACCGCGATCATCCAGGGCGTGAGCGCGCCCTTCGACTGGGCGCCTCCCGCGTAGAGGAACACCGCGCCGCCGCCGTCCGAGGCCACCGACGCCCCGGGCGCGCTGATGATGAGGTCCGGGATGCCATCCCCCGTCCAATCCTTGCCGCCTTCCATCGCCCGTCCGAAGTTCACCGCGCGCGTGCGGTGCACCAACGTCACCGGGGGCGTCGTGCCTCCCAGGGCGCTCATCAGCTTCTCGCCCGAGGCGGGGATGTTCTCGAGCAGCTCCGTCGTCTCGAACAGGAGCACCACGGGCTGCGTCACGCCCTCGAAGGGCACGCTGGAGGCGCTGATGGCCACGCGGTCCTTCTTGTCATTCAGGAAGTTGCCCGCGCGCGCCATCGCCACGCCGAGCCCCAGGTTGTTGGTGCCCA encodes the following:
- the ligD gene encoding DNA ligase D; amino-acid sequence: MKTQRSLRTYRAKRDFQKTSEPAPSDEVPRRRGEPPIFVVHKHDATQLHYDLRLEIDGALASWALPKGPSFDPKTKRLAVETEDHPLAYAGFEGRIPDEEYGGGDSLLWDRGTYETVPPGEAPAQRKKGHLTVQLHGEKLKGRWHLIRTKPQGKKAQWLCFKAMDGEADADYDVTAERPESVKSGRSATRGPVRKRALPQRPASTEQILQSVWPPMLAQLSVPEQADDATHVYEVKYDGFRALASVSSGSLTLHSRNGNDLSARFPPLAEALRQLRVTEAVLDGEIIALDAQGRSRFQLLQKGSDAEQRFVAFDLLWLDGEDLRQRPLEARRELLEQLLSGVKPPLQISERLELPADKALAKARSQGWEGLIAKRRGSPYVGSRSSDWLKLKVQAGQEAVILGYLPIKNARAQEQIGALLVGVHGPDGYHDVGKVGTGFSSETRRELRALLDRQRVKAPVAVDAQPRPGAVWVKPKYVAQVHFTEWTTDGRLRHPVFQGLRTDKKPQEVVREQVPSPRKAATKSKAPRKSGARRAPSALSARATRAKAPPETEELARLTHGERVLFPQEGLTKRDVFEYYREAAPLLLPVLANRPLAVQQWPAGIQAPGFFRHELSGMPDWLPTLRVKHEAKMLEHVNVQSLDALLWLANQSALTLHIWSSHAPKLAQPDWVVFDLDPGKGRWEDLISVATALREKLEELGLESLPKTSGKRGLHVLVPLAPGHTYAQTQRFAEKIAAELETELGSIATTERTIQKRRGRLYLDVGQNGRGKTVVAPYSLRAIPGAPFSAPLSWSEVTRKLDPLRFNLKTLSQRLEAVGDLFAQALQGKQTLA